Sequence from the Fusarium oxysporum Fo47 chromosome VI, complete sequence genome:
GATGTTCACCGGGCCTCGGCGAGTTTGAAAGAGGAGTTCGTTACTTGGGAAGAGGACAGGCATTGCATAGGAAGGAGTTGAAACTCACCATTCAGAAAGAAACATGATACCCAGCTCCATCGAAAACACATTTATCACATAGATATATAATCAACAAACATCGTCTTTCCTTATTTTGATCGACTTGCCCTAGGGATAGTGGCGTCGTTTCTCTTATATATGAGCCAAactcctcaacaccaagcccaTGATACCACCCTCAATGTGTTATACCGGTACAGAAATTATTAGACCTTGTAGAAGCAGAAACCGACGTAGAAACTAGCAGcttccatctcctcatcagatACCAGAAGAGGGCCTCCACCACGCTCCCGTACGCCCATGCGCTCGCTCAGGGGACCAAGCTCGCGGTCATCCTTCTCTGCCTCCCAGATTTCAGGAAAGGTGCGGTGAAACTGCAACTCAAGGTTGTAGTCCTCAGCAAGAGCACGGAAGGCCTCCCAAGGTACCACGTACTCAGGCACCTCCTCTACGGCTTCGTCTAGAAAGAAGTTATATTTCCAGCCGAAGGCAGGTCGAAAGACGCCATCGTCAGGTGTTTTTCCCGGGAAGCGCACGCGGTAAATCGAGTTACCCCATTCAGCAGTTGGTTCCTCCTCGCCCTCTTCCAGCTCGCCATCCTCTGGCTCTGTTTGTTGCGGTGTTGTCGAACCATCGCCGTTCTTTTCTTCGCTTTGCTTTGCTGCACGCTTGACAGCAGCCTCCTCGTTGAATTTGCGGACTCGCTCGCCCAGAACATCAGAATTAGGGATGCAGCCGATGAAACGTCCTCCTTTCTTGAGTGCTCCAGCGACGTTGCGGAGCATATTGCGCGCGTTCTTCTCCGACTCGAAAGCATAGTGCATAGAGAACATCATGCTGACAACGTCGAAACCTCGGCGATTCATGGGCGAAGGGTCGAAGCCGACTTGTTGGATGATGTCGAGGTTCTCAATGGACTCGCCGAAACAATCTTTAACGTGGAAACGAGCGTCGAATAAGCGCGGTGGCGGTCGTCGATGTCCACCTCGTCCGCCTCGCCCGCCACGGCTACCCAGTGTACGGTAGCGGTCGCGAGCTTGCTCAATACTCACGTCAGCGGGATCGAGTCCAACATAAAGCTGAATTGGCTGGGGAGCCTGCTGCCATTTGTTGAGATCGCCGCCCTTTCCACATCCCATATCCAGTACAAGTAGGTCCTTGCCACTGGAGCGTCCAGCTTCGCGCGAACCAGGGGTGTGGTCTTCATCAGGTGAATAACGCTGAATGATGCAGCTCTTGATCCAATTGTTGAAAACACGAAGCCCTTTGATCTTGCTGTCTCTTGTTCTCCAGTCGCGACCACGCTCTGGTACGTTGTTGTAGTGGTGTCGCACAAGGTCACTATTGTTTCGGATCCTCTCCTGTTCAGCTTCGGCGgcttcctcagcagcagcttcgCGTTCTCGCTCGAGTTGGCGCTGTCGAATGGCTTCACGCTCAGCCTCTGAGATACGCGCACGCGCACCGGGGCGCTTCAGCTTTCGAGGTTGTTCTGATGGCGAGAGGGCGCGCCGCTTTGCTGGCTGAAGTGACTTGGCGTTGTATGGTTGGGGTAGATCATCTTGAGGTTCGTCGTTGGCAGGGCGTTTGCGGTGGTTTCGCTCATCGCCGTCGTCGCGATCAGAGTCTCTGCCCATTTCTGACAGCTTCAATCGTGCTTTTCGTGATATATGTGTCGATTGATATTGCAATGGTAGATGCGAAGTTGGATGTTGAAGTTATTGGATTGAAAGGGAAATGGATATGATGCAAGTTCTGTATCTAATCTCAGTGTTGCAGTGGTGTAAGGGTGCTTGGACCATGCGGTCCAGTCGTGACAGCCTACCCTGCACCTCTTGGTTTTCTGCCGTTGCAACTCAATGAAATGATAACTTATTAAGTACTCTGTATCTACAGAGAATGCTATTGCCTTTTTACATTTAGATCAATCTAATGTCATGTTAGTCAGGCTAGGCTAAGTCAATAGGAATAGGAAGAGTATCTCGCCTAGGGAACTAGACAAGTTGGCAGTGTTGTATACGTATTTGATTGCCAGACTACTACTACCTCAGCACTGCCAGATATAGTAAAGAATTGAGGAATTATTGAACACTTGACGGTACTCTGCTATGCAATTGGCTACCAAAGTATCAGGTGAGGCTGAAGCACGACCTGAGAATTATCACTGTGCAACTCATTCTTACCAATTCCTTCGCTCAATCAGGTGAGCTTGGTAAAAGTTGAGCTGAGTGCTCGAGGTACGTACCAGTCCATCAGTGCGTGTCCTGCTGGAGCCTTGCAGCACAAAGCCGCCTAGAAGACCCCCACTGTCGCCTCgccatccaatccaattGTCATTGGATTGCTGTACctgctcaacaccaagctctaCTGACCTATCTCTGAGCTTCTCTCGTCATCCATCCGCCAAAccacaacaacatcaactaCAACAGCCAACAGCGAATAacgtcatcatcctcgagTTCTGGATAACTACCGATTTCGCACTCTGCGCTTAAAACAATCACACACTCTCGACGACAGCGACCGCCGCCATCATGGGTTCCGACCCCCAGTACGCGAAATGGCCATTGCTGCCTCTGTCGCAGCACGTTTTCACCCTCACAAACGGTTATGCCACTAAAAATGCGCAACAAGCCGCTGTAAAGGCTCTTCAAGATGCTATCGCCCAGGACAAGATGGCTCCTTTCTATCGATATCTGGCCCATCCACTCGACGGCGTCCTCAACACTCTTGGTGAGGGCGGCTCTTCCGCTCCTGGACGACCTCTCAGCAGAAAGTCCAGTCTTGTTGGAATGATTGCTACTAAGCCTGCCGCTACCATTATCAGTCTTCCCTGGGACGAGGCCCTTTACAACCAGCTGAAGGAAGATAATGATCGGGAGCTGCAAGAGTTCcagaaagaggaggatgacgcTGTTGAGCAAGCTGGTGACACCGAAGTCATGGCTGCCCAGGGGAAGCGAGCTGAGTTCTGGGCGCGTGTAGGAGACAAGGTATGTTTGTTCTCACACAGAAATTCAGGTTCTAGCAGCAAATTGAGTTCGCCCGCTAACActcaccaaggacaaggccaTTGCCGCCTACGAGAGCCTCTCCGAAAAGACGGGTATCCTCGGTACCAAGATCGACCTCGTCCTCGCCATAATACGCATGGGTCTCTTCTATGGCGACAAACctcttgtcaagaagcacGTCGAACGCGCCAAGTCCCTCGTCGAATCAGGCGGTGACTGGGACCGCCGCAACCGTCTCAAGGCCTACGAGGGTCTGCACCTACTCACACTTCGCTCCTACAACCTCGCTGCGCCTCTACTGCTCGACTCTCTCTCCACATTCACCAGTTATGAACTCTGCACCTACTCCAACCTCGTCGTGTACTCCGTTCTTGCTGGTTCAGTATCCCTCAAGCGAGTCGATTTCAAGTCCAAGGTTGTAGACGCACCTGAAATCAAGGCTATTCTGGGTGATGGTGAGGAcaagcttcttgctctcAGTGGTGCCCTCAGTGCTGGCCCTGGTGCTGATGACACTACTGGTGCGAAGGCTCCTAAGACGGCCACCGCTGCTGTCAACCTGACCACGTTGGGTACCAGCACGGAGCAACCTGAAGCTGAGATGGCCATTGACTTTAGCCCTCTAGCGCTGCTCGTTAGTAGTTTGTACAACGGAAACTATAAGACCTTCTTCAAATCTCTGGCCGAGGTCGAGGAGCAGTTCCTAAACCAGGATCGCTATCTTCATGAGCACAAGAACTGGTTTATTCGGGAGATGCGACTTCGCGCCTatcagcagcttcttcaaagctACAGAGTTGTTGGCCTGGAGAGCATGGCCAATGACTTCGGAGTCACTGTTGACTTCCTCGATCGGTATGTCATACGTTACGCAATCTCATGAATGAACACAACCTGACTGATTCTCTACCAGTGATCTCGCCCGCTTCATCGCTGCTGGGCGTATCCCCTGCACCATCGATCGCGTGACAGGCAAGGGTGTGATCGAGACAAACCGCCCCGATGACAAGAACAAGCAGTACCAGGATGTTGTGCGACAGGGTGATCAGCTCATCACAAAACTACAAAAGTACGGCCAGGCTGTGCGACTGAGGGGTAGTGAGAGGGCATAAATGAGGCGATTTATTGATGAGGAAGCTGGTGCTTGGCTTTGTCATGCCGTAGTGGGGGATAAAGCGAAGAGACAGAGAATAAGCCCATGCCTTTACCTATTTACTTGACTGTACAGATATGATATGTTATGTTATGGATTAGACAAGCCATTGCGGTAATAGATTGGCTGGGTCCCAGTGAGGAGAGCCAGAAAAATGGGCTGATCTGATATTGCCCCCCTTCCACACCGAGGTGACAACTGCGGAGTTAGCTGCATGTGTTTGAATGATATGATGTTAAGCATACAGCTTAGAATCGATTTACCCCAGTCTTCTTCACTGGTACCTGCGCATGCAAGCAAGGGTCAGAATCGAAAGATCAACAGCACATGGCTACCCCGGATTTCTGTTATGTTCCGGTAGGTTTACAGTCTTGGTCGAGGTGGGACACGCCATATTGACATATAACAAAAATGCTAGATTGGTGAACTTCTGTCTATCCAATACCTAATAAGGCGCTAAACTATGCAAAATGATTTCTTGTTTGATAATCCTAGATTTTATCTCTTTCTCCTCCGCACGCCACATCGTCGCTCCGTGCCGAACCCCTGGGGCCCCGCTCCAAGTCCGGCTTTGCGAAAGGCGTAGCGGGGGTTCGACTCACGGTGATGATACTGCCCAACTGCGACTGATGCTTCATCGGTACTTCTCGAGGAACTCCTTGTGGAACTTCACGATGCTGCCAACCCACTCGGTGCCGGGCGCGAGGAAGGTCGTTCTGAAGTGCAGGGTACCCTCTTTCTGACCAAAGCCTGAG
This genomic interval carries:
- a CDS encoding 26S proteasome subunit RPN7-domain-containing protein, with product MGSDPQYAKWPLLPLSQHVFTLTNGYATKNAQQAAVKALQDAIAQDKMAPFYRYLAHPLDGVLNTLGEGGSSAPGRPLSRKSSLVGMIATKPAATIISLPWDEALYNQLKEDNDRELQEFQKEEDDAVEQAGDTEVMAAQGKRAEFWARVGDKDKAIAAYESLSEKTGILGTKIDLVLAIIRMGLFYGDKPLVKKHVERAKSLVESGGDWDRRNRLKAYEGLHLLTLRSYNLAAPLLLDSLSTFTSYELCTYSNLVVYSVLAGSVSLKRVDFKSKVVDAPEIKAILGDGEDKLLALSGALSAGPGADDTTGAKAPKTATAAVNLTTLGTSTEQPEAEMAIDFSPLALLVSSLYNGNYKTFFKSLAEVEEQFLNQDRYLHEHKNWFIREMRLRAYQQLLQSYRVVGLESMANDFGVTVDFLDRDLARFIAAGRIPCTIDRVTGKGVIETNRPDDKNKQYQDVVRQGDQLITKLQKYGQAVRLRGSERA
- a CDS encoding mRNA capping enzyme-domain-containing protein, producing the protein MGRDSDRDDGDERNHRKRPANDEPQDDLPQPYNAKSLQPAKRRALSPSEQPRKLKRPGARARISEAEREAIRQRQLEREREAAAEEAAEAEQERIRNNSDLVRHHYNNVPERGRDWRTRDSKIKGLRVFNNWIKSCIIQRYSPDEDHTPGSREAGRSSGKDLLVLDMGCGKGGDLNKWQQAPQPIQLYVGLDPADVSIEQARDRYRTLGSRGGRGGRGGHRRPPPRLFDARFHVKDCFGESIENLDIIQQVGFDPSPMNRRGFDVVSMMFSMHYAFESEKNARNMLRNVAGALKKGGRFIGCIPNSDVLGERVRKFNEEAAVKRAAKQSEEKNGDGSTTPQQTEPEDGELEEGEEEPTAEWGNSIYRVRFPGKTPDDGVFRPAFGWKYNFFLDEAVEEVPEYVVPWEAFRALAEDYNLELQFHRTFPEIWEAEKDDRELGPLSERMGVRERGGGPLLVSDEEMEAASFYVGFCFYKV